A part of Rattus norvegicus strain BN/NHsdMcwi chromosome 4, GRCr8, whole genome shotgun sequence genomic DNA contains:
- the Zfp637 gene encoding zinc finger protein 32: MFGFPTATLLDCHGRYAQNVAFFNVMTEAHKYDSSEATGSSSWDFQSSFRREKLEQKSPDSKALQEDSPGVRQKVYDCQECGKSFRQKGSLTLHERIHTGQKPFECTQCGKSFRAKGNLVTHQRIHTGEKPYQCKECGKSFSQRGSLAVHERLHTGQKPYECAICQRSFRNQSNLAVHRRVHSGEKPYRCDQCGKAFSQKGSLIVHIRVHTGLKPYACSHCRKSFHTRGNCILHGKIHTGETPYLCGQCGKSFTQRGSLAVHQRSCSQRLTL, translated from the coding sequence ATGTGATGACAGAAGCCCACAAGTATGATTCTTCAGAGGCCACAGGATCCTCAAGCTGGGATTTCCAGAGTTCTTTCAGAAGAGAGAAGCTGGAACAAAAGTCCCCAGATTCTAAGGCACTCCAGGAAGACTCACCTGGAGTGAGACAGAAGGTCTATGATTGCCAGGAGTGTGGGAAGTCTTTCCGTCAGAAAGGTAGTCTAACATTGCACGAGAGAATCCACACTGGTCAGAAGCCCTTTGAGTGCACCCAGTGTGGAAAAAGCTTCAGGGCCAAAGGCAATCTAGTCACACATCAGCGAATACACACGGGAGAGAAGCCCTATCAGTGCAAAGAGTGTGGGAAAAGCTTTAGTCAGCGAGGCAGTCTAGCTGTCCATGAGAGACTCCACACTGGACAGAAACCCTACGAATGTGCCATTTGCCAGAGAAGCTTCAGGAATCAGAGTAACCTTGCTGTTCACCGAAGAGTCCACAGTGGTGAGAAGCCCTATAGATGTGACCAGTGTGGAAAAGCTTTCAGTCAGAAAGGAAGCTTAATTGTTCACATCAGAGTTCACACGGGTCTGAAGCCCTATGCGTGTTCCCACTGCAGGAAGAGCTTCCACACCAGGGGGAATTGTATTCTGCATGGAAAAATCCACACGGGAGAGACACCCTACCTCTGTGGCCAATGTGGAAAAAGTTTCACTCAGAGAGGGAGCCTGGCTGTGCACCAACGAAGCTGCTCACAACGGCTCACTCTGTAA